In the Leishmania panamensis strain MHOM/PA/94/PSC-1 chromosome 30 sequence genome, one interval contains:
- a CDS encoding hypothetical protein (TriTrypDB/GeneDB-style sysID: LpmP.30.3140) → MNRKAILFVSNISSIANAQYLERLFSAYGTVHHVELFGEGPHRYAEVTYGTVDDADTAVAALHCHYQTCRNLPMIVLYSKNSPAVSVYGHQVGLEFMKAAEEKRQPRLLTLDEFDSNYQRLGVQPPPSESDIILEYHTPGY, encoded by the coding sequence ATGAACCGCAAGGCTATTCTGTTCGTGTCAAACATATCATCCATCGCAAATGCGCAATACCTAGAGCGGCTCTTCTCCGCGTACGGTACCGTTCACCACGTGGAACTCTTCGGCGAAGGCCCACACCGCTACGCGGAGGTGACATACGGCACCGTCGATGACGCCGATACGGCTGTAGCAGCGTTGCACTGTCACTACCAGACGTGTCGCAACTTGCCGATGATTGTTCTCTACTCCAAGAATAGCCCTGCCGTCTCCGTTTACGGCCATCAAGTTGGACTGGAGTTTAtgaaggcagcagaggagaaacGGCAACCTCGCTTGCTTACATTGGACGAGTTTGATAGCAATTACCAACGCCTTGGGGTGCAACCGCCGCCTTCTGAGAGCGACATAATCCTCGAGTACCACACTCCGGGTTACTAA